The genome window TATTACGAACGCAGCAGCTGGGATCTCTTGCGGTCCGCTCACGCATGAGGAGGTTGCTGAGACGGCGGATCGTGTGCGACTTGAATTCGCAGATTTGCTCGCTGGCGTGATCGCACTGACTAATGCTTTTGGGGCACATGTAACCGATGGCGATTGTCTCTAATCGCCATCGACTCCTAGTCTTCGTAATACCTTGTCAATTTTGCGAGTAGTTCTGGCACGATGTTTAGCTTGCGCGGATTAATTATTATTTGAGCCGCGCTATGGCGGCCACTCACGCAGTTGAACGGCAGGATGATCGCTGGCAAAAAAGCTAGGCTGGCAGGTGCGATGAGTTGCTGGATGTCGTGCTCAAGTTGGCTACTCCAAGCAGATTTTTCAGGTGTTGCGACGGGGCTGATTGGTAGCACCAGATAATCATATTCTTCAAAGAATTGGGTGAGCGAGAACCGTATAGCTTCTTGGATCTGAGTGCATTCGTCCACTTTGGCAGGTGGGCAAATAATGCCTTCTTTGATGTATTGCATCAGGGTGTCATCGTATTGGTCACTATATTCTTCGATCCAGTATTGGTGGATTGAATACAGCTCTCGTGCCACCAAAGTGTGATGCGCAGTGCCGCCTTGTGAGAGCAATTTTCGTAGGCGTGTGCCCGTTGCTGGGTCGTCGTCGATGTCTAACTCGCGGGTGAGGCCTAGGAGTCCTGACTTAATCTCAGTCGAAATGTAGTTCGTCAGGTCTGTAATCACGTAGCCACGTGGCGCTTCGGTCGAGTGGGATTTTGAGACGTGGTGGAAGACTTTGAAAGTCGTGTCTAAGTCTGCGATGCAGTTGTTTATCCAGCCGACCGACTCCAGGGATGGAGCGATCGGGAAGACACCTTCGCGTGCGTATGCATTGTTGCCCATGCGGAATCCGAACAAACCGTGGAAGGCTGCCGGGATGCGAATGCCACCTGCGGTGTCCAGTCCGAAGCCGAGAGGCACTAGACCTGAACTGATTGATCGAGCGACAGAGCCAGCGCCGCCACCACAGGCATATTGCTCGCCATCTTGGTGCTTGCAGTCGCCGTAGGTTGGGTTGCGTCCTTGTGAATCGACACCAAATTCGGCAGGTTGAGTTTTGCTGAAAAAACAGGCGCCTAATGAATTCAGTTTTTGATATAGTAGACTGGAGTCTTCAAGGAGGGTTTCAAAGGGGGCCGAGAATGGGGCGCCGCATCGAGTCGGCATGCCTTCGATATCGAACATGTCTTGCAACACATAAGGCACGCAGGCGAGTGGACTTGTTTCGCCAGAGGCGACCACTTGGAGCGATGTCAGTAGTTGTTGCTTTGTTGCAGTGGCGGTGAGCCATGTTCGCAGCTCATTTTTTGAGAGCATCTGCAGGCGCGATAGAAATTGATTCACTATGCGTTCTGGTGATTCTTCTGCGAGTGCGCGCCATTGTTCAAAATTGAGTCGTATCTCTGACATAAGTGGTATTAATCGCTGCCGAATCGGCGCTCCCATTCGCCCCAACTGACTTCGCTGAACGTGGGTTTACCAAAAGGTGAGGTGTGTGGGGTTTCGCAGGCGAGTAGGTCTTTGGCGAGTTGTTCGACGGCCTGTTCGGTTAATGAGTCACTGCGTCGGTAACTGCCTTCGACGGCGAGTCGAGCGACGGCTTCCCAGCCGAGCGCAGTTTGTTTGCGCATGCCACCGCGTTGACGGACTAGGTCCACGAGGTCGCGGATAAACGACTCCGCCTGTTCGGGCGAGAGCCACGTAGGCACTGCCTCGATACGGTAAAAATTACGACCGAATTCTTCGACTTGAAAGCCTTGTGCATTCAATTGCTTGAGTTGGGATTTCAGTGCTTCGGAGGCGAGTGGTTCGAATTCGAGCGGGTGCGGGATGAGTAGTCGCTGACTCGGGGGAGTTTCGTCTTTAAACTCTTTGCTGATACGCTCAAAGCGCACACGCTGATCCGCGTGTCGTAAGTGCAGCATAACGAGGCCACGTGTGGTGTCGAATAATGCATAGCGCTTCTTTAGCAAGGTGATCAAGCGCCAGCCAGAAGTTGTCTTTTTCGGGGCAGGTGTTGGTGCTGGTGTGACTACGGGTGCAGGAGTCGCGCTTGGCTCTGGTGTGCAGGCGACTGGCTGCGGTGCGGTGCGTAGTGCTACTTTGGGAGCCGCTGGTGTGGCTGCAGGGCGAATTGCTTGACTCGGAGTCGGGAGCACTGCGACTTTGACCGCAGGTGTTGTTTTGGGTAAACTAGGCTTTGCTTTCGGCTCTGGTTTTGATGTGGATTCTTCCGGAATCGTGGCAGGGCTCGGTGCTATGGTTTGAGCGATGTCGTCGGCACGGCTGGCGGCTAAGGTCTCTGTGACTGCATTCAACACGAAGCGACGGATTGCACCATCGTCGCGGAAGCGCACTTCGCGTTTCGCTGGGTGCACATTGACATCCACTTCTTGCGGCTTGATTTCGAGAAATAGAAATGCGGGCGGAAAACGGCCTTTTTGAATGCGGCCATGATAGGCGTCGAGCACGGCTAAGCTCAGCGTGCGGCTGTCGACGGGGCGGCGGTTCACCAATGTGACCAGCTCGCGGCGAGTCGAGCGTCCCACGCCCGGCTTTGCGGTCAGTCCAGTCAGGCGAAATCCGGTCTTCGGATCGCTCACATCGACGGGAATCAGATCATCAGCGAGGCTGCGTCCCCAGATCTCGGCGATGCGGTCTCGCAAGTTTTCACAGGCGGGCGATTGAAAGACGGTGCGGCCATTTTCCAGCACGCGGAATGCGACGTTTGGGTGTGCCACCGCGAATAGGCGGCAGTTGTAAGTAATGTGCGCCGTTTCGGTGGGGTCGGTTTTGAGGAACTTGCGGCGCGCTGGAACGGAGTTAAACAGGTGCGCGACTTCGATCACAGTGCCGACTGGCATGCCGCAGTCTTTTTTATCAATCATTTTGCCACCATTGATCAGGATCTCGGTGCCGTGGTCCCACTCTTTCGCACGGGTGCGCAGGGTGAATTTCGAGACCGATGCAATCGAAGGGAGGGCTTCGCCACGAAAGCCGAAGCTGCACACTTCGTTGAGGTCGGCAGCTTCACGGATTTTACTGGTCGCGTGGCGCTCTAGACAGAGTAGCGCCTCGTCCGGCGACATGCCTTTGCCGTTGTCCTCGATACGGATGTAGGACTTGCCGCCGTTGCGGAATTCGACCTCGATCCGTGTTGCGCCCGCATCAATGCAATTCTCGACAAGTTCTTTGACGACTGCGACAGGGCGTTCAATGACCTCGCCAGCGGCGATTTGGTTGGCGACTCGGTCGGATAGTATGCGGATTGAAGACATGTTGCGTGGAAAAGCCTGCATTGTGTGAAGCAGGATCGCACCGCTGCAAAACAATTTATGCAGAAAGACGTGCTGAAGGCTTAAAATTAAAACTTAGAACACGGCTTGCATTATTTTGGGGCGAATTCATGTGTAGGCAGTTCCGCTCTATGCCATCTCATCAACTCGACCAAGCCAGTGCACAATCGTCTCTCTAAAGAGAATAGTCTCTATCTAAAACAACACGCCGAAAATCCTGTGGATTGGTATCCTTGGGGCGACGAGGCGTTTGCCGCCGCCGAAGCCTCGGGCAAGCCGCTGCTGATTTCGATCGGCTACTCTGCGTGTCACTGGTGCCATGTGATGGCGCATGAAAGCTTCGAGAGCGACTACATCGCTAAGCTGATGAACCAGCACTTCATCTGTGTGAAGGTCGATCGCGAAGAGCGACCTGATGTCGATCAAATTTATATGGAAGCGGTGCAGATGATCCAGCAATCTGGAGGTTGGCCGTTGAATGTGTTCTGTTTGCCTGATGGTCGCCCGTTCTTTGGTGGCACGTATTTTCCGCCTGAAGATCGAGGGCAGGGCTTGATTCCTTGGCCGCAGGTCTTGATGCGCATCTCCGAACACTACCAGCGCTCGCGTGCGGAGTTGGAGGACAATGCCGATGCGATTCAGAAGAATATCATGGCTGCGACCATGGCGGCCAGCGCGGGGGGGGCGCAGAATACATGGGATGATTCGGTGCTAGTCGCTGCCGCGAATGGAATCTGCGGCACGCACGACGATCAATATGGAGGCTTCGGTGGAGCGCCGAAATTTCCACCTTCGATGACCTTGAATTTCCTTCGCGCACTCCGAGGTAGCGCGGTTGTCGATGCTGACGCCGAACTCGGTGAGCGCATTGATCACGTCTGCCACACCACGTTGCGCGCAATGGCGCACGGCGGGCTATTTGATCAGTTCGGTGGCGGATTTGCTCGTTACAGTGTCGATCCGCATTGGTTGATTCCGCATTTCGAGAAGATGCTCTATGATAATGCGCTGCTGATCGATGCCTACACACGCGGTTGGTTGGACAATCAAGATCCGCTCTACGCGGCAGTCGTTGAAGAAACGATTGGCTGGTTAGAGCGTGAAATGAGCGCTGAGGCGGGTGGATTCTATGCTGCATTGGATGCCGATAGTGAAGGCGAAGAGGGGCGCTACACTGTGTGGACACCTGAGGAGATTGATTCCGTGCTCGGGCCGACGGAAGATGCGCGCGCGATTCGTCTCGCTTATAATATTACCACCGAGGGCAACTTTGAGCATGGCAGTTCCAATCCCGCACTGGTGGATGC of Lentimonas sp. CC4 contains these proteins:
- a CDS encoding thioredoxin domain-containing protein → MHNRLSKENSLYLKQHAENPVDWYPWGDEAFAAAEASGKPLLISIGYSACHWCHVMAHESFESDYIAKLMNQHFICVKVDREERPDVDQIYMEAVQMIQQSGGWPLNVFCLPDGRPFFGGTYFPPEDRGQGLIPWPQVLMRISEHYQRSRAELEDNADAIQKNIMAATMAASAGGAQNTWDDSVLVAAANGICGTHDDQYGGFGGAPKFPPSMTLNFLRALRGSAVVDADAELGERIDHVCHTTLRAMAHGGLFDQFGGGFARYSVDPHWLIPHFEKMLYDNALLIDAYTRGWLDNQDPLYAAVVEETIGWLEREMSAEAGGFYAALDADSEGEEGRYTVWTPEEIDSVLGPTEDARAIRLAYNITTEGNFEHGSSNPALVDADFAVREQLTAARQKLLTYRETNRVRPGKDTKVSTAWNCMLIRSMADAGFYFNRPEWLQRARKAADFIWDALTEEQDGALRLKAVFYEGSGAQVDGFLHDYALAAEAFLAIASKIDVLDPGASAIYQARAQSCVESALRYFEDPHAAGFFFTAEDSETPVARRKEWFDNATPSGNAALLHALSGLYALTGDGRYDAALRSTLPAFSDYAQKVAAGVAHALEAATTHAAGVVVIKVRAGVSLEPLQIALATAPWRRVFILLDEGERSADYQMCIGTHCLPPMQSLSALMEALKRS
- a CDS encoding amidase — encoded protein: MSEIRLNFEQWRALAEESPERIVNQFLSRLQMLSKNELRTWLTATATKQQLLTSLQVVASGETSPLACVPYVLQDMFDIEGMPTRCGAPFSAPFETLLEDSSLLYQKLNSLGACFFSKTQPAEFGVDSQGRNPTYGDCKHQDGEQYACGGGAGSVARSISSGLVPLGFGLDTAGGIRIPAAFHGLFGFRMGNNAYAREGVFPIAPSLESVGWINNCIADLDTTFKVFHHVSKSHSTEAPRGYVITDLTNYISTEIKSGLLGLTRELDIDDDPATGTRLRKLLSQGGTAHHTLVARELYSIHQYWIEEYSDQYDDTLMQYIKEGIICPPAKVDECTQIQEAIRFSLTQFFEEYDYLVLPISPVATPEKSAWSSQLEHDIQQLIAPASLAFLPAIILPFNCVSGRHSAAQIIINPRKLNIVPELLAKLTRYYED
- the mutL gene encoding DNA mismatch repair endonuclease MutL, which translates into the protein MSSIRILSDRVANQIAAGEVIERPVAVVKELVENCIDAGATRIEVEFRNGGKSYIRIEDNGKGMSPDEALLCLERHATSKIREAADLNEVCSFGFRGEALPSIASVSKFTLRTRAKEWDHGTEILINGGKMIDKKDCGMPVGTVIEVAHLFNSVPARRKFLKTDPTETAHITYNCRLFAVAHPNVAFRVLENGRTVFQSPACENLRDRIAEIWGRSLADDLIPVDVSDPKTGFRLTGLTAKPGVGRSTRRELVTLVNRRPVDSRTLSLAVLDAYHGRIQKGRFPPAFLFLEIKPQEVDVNVHPAKREVRFRDDGAIRRFVLNAVTETLAASRADDIAQTIAPSPATIPEESTSKPEPKAKPSLPKTTPAVKVAVLPTPSQAIRPAATPAAPKVALRTAPQPVACTPEPSATPAPVVTPAPTPAPKKTTSGWRLITLLKKRYALFDTTRGLVMLHLRHADQRVRFERISKEFKDETPPSQRLLIPHPLEFEPLASEALKSQLKQLNAQGFQVEEFGRNFYRIEAVPTWLSPEQAESFIRDLVDLVRQRGGMRKQTALGWEAVARLAVEGSYRRSDSLTEQAVEQLAKDLLACETPHTSPFGKPTFSEVSWGEWERRFGSD